In Desulfobulbus oralis, one DNA window encodes the following:
- a CDS encoding NAD(P)H-hydrate dehydratase, which produces MSGYAGEYELFTPDAGEMAFLADEKAPHPFYTRGFLLAEARQVPELLRRAADGGNCARHLIVKGAKDVIARGAEILATVASPSVPAMECIGGTGDIVTGLATALLAAGQPSAPACIAAARLARLLAALCGPTPETQAGELIQRIPELLGTDAAQEVLYTGPGLASVREKAQPS; this is translated from the coding sequence ATGAGCGGCTATGCGGGCGAGTACGAACTGTTCACGCCGGATGCAGGCGAAATGGCCTTTCTGGCCGACGAAAAAGCGCCGCATCCCTTCTACACCCGCGGTTTTCTGCTGGCCGAAGCGCGGCAGGTTCCGGAACTGCTGCGGCGCGCGGCGGATGGGGGCAACTGCGCGCGGCATCTCATCGTCAAAGGCGCGAAGGATGTTATCGCGCGCGGCGCGGAGATTCTGGCCACGGTGGCCAGTCCGAGTGTCCCGGCCATGGAATGCATCGGCGGCACGGGCGACATTGTAACAGGCCTGGCGACAGCGCTCCTCGCTGCCGGCCAGCCAAGCGCCCCTGCCTGTATCGCCGCTGCCCGGCTGGCCCGGCTTCTGGCCGCGCTGTGCGGGCCCACGCCGGAAACCCAGGCAGGCGAACTCATCCAGCGCATTCCGGAACTCCTGGGCACGGATGCAGCCCAGGAAGTGCTGTACACCGGCCCGGGTCTGGCCTCTGTCCGGGAAAAAGCCCAGCCCTCCTGA
- a CDS encoding DUF3343 domain-containing protein: protein MFLPGLIQRLYRGAKHRASPGRQGQGLLVFAHTGEVIRAEALLRAAGLPVSVQGPPPALRTGCDMVVVFPLMLEPAALEILAGAGLRPERIATADEALLEPVALFSTVDLGDWLMVRAANLKITIRKADRRIVNISGGGCPDVPYLAAELKGQALDSAPEPRRLGQTLCCYSLQKAFEEAKRVLCG from the coding sequence ATGTTCCTGCCTGGCCTCATCCAGCGCCTGTACAGAGGCGCGAAGCACAGGGCTTCGCCCGGCCGGCAAGGCCAGGGCCTGCTGGTCTTCGCCCACACCGGCGAGGTCATCCGCGCCGAAGCCCTGCTGCGCGCAGCGGGGCTCCCGGTGAGCGTCCAGGGGCCGCCGCCGGCACTGCGCACCGGCTGCGACATGGTTGTGGTTTTTCCGCTCATGCTGGAGCCGGCGGCGCTGGAGATCCTGGCCGGGGCCGGACTGCGGCCGGAGCGCATCGCCACAGCGGACGAGGCGCTGCTTGAACCGGTGGCGCTCTTCAGCACCGTGGATCTGGGCGACTGGCTCATGGTTCGCGCGGCCAATCTGAAAATCACCATCCGCAAGGCCGACCGCCGCATCGTCAATATCTCCGGCGGCGGCTGCCCGGACGTGCCCTATCTGGCGGCGGAGCTGAAGGGTCAGGCGCTCGACAGCGCGCCCGAACCCCGCAGACTCGGCCAGACACTGTGCTGCTACAGTCTGCAGAAGGCCTTTGAGGAGGCGAAACGCGTGCTATGTGGCTGA
- a CDS encoding sulfurtransferase TusA family protein, whose product MPTAIDARGLSCPQPVLLFLNRVKAGEEGPFEILVDNEVSLENVSRAATAKGFAVQVENTTGSEARILATKK is encoded by the coding sequence ATGCCCACCGCCATCGATGCGCGCGGCCTGTCCTGCCCGCAACCTGTCCTGCTCTTCCTGAACCGGGTCAAGGCCGGGGAAGAGGGGCCCTTTGAAATCCTGGTCGATAATGAAGTCAGTCTGGAAAACGTCAGCCGCGCCGCCACGGCCAAAGGCTTTGCGGTCCAGGTCGAAAATACAACGGGCAGCGAGGCGCGCATTCTCGCAACCAAAAAATAA
- the yedE gene encoding YedE family putative selenium transporter, with protein MKSHFNPLASTAGIVGVGALIGVLAILLQKAGNPGNMGICVVCFNRDLAGAVGLHRAAVVQYLRPEIMGMVLGSLLAAVAFGDFRARGGSSPITRFVLGVLAAMGALVFLGCPWRAVLRLAGGDLNAIVGLAGLIAGVGLGTLFFRGGYSLGRSVAQPPASGWIMPLVMLGLLALYLANPQIPGQNQSGVLFYSLKGPGAAHAPLLISLGASLVIGFVAQRSRFCTMGAIRDLLLFRQWHLALGLLAMFAAAALMCQVFGFARFGWTEQPIAHSDHLWNFMGMVTAGLAFALAGGCPGRQLFMAGEGDNDAAIFVFGLIVGAALAHNFGMASSPGGIGPHGGAAALVGLLICLLIGFFNCRRGN; from the coding sequence ATGAAAAGCCATTTCAATCCCCTGGCCAGCACGGCAGGCATTGTCGGCGTGGGCGCGCTGATCGGCGTGCTGGCCATCCTGTTGCAAAAGGCAGGCAATCCCGGCAACATGGGCATCTGCGTGGTTTGCTTCAACCGCGATCTGGCCGGCGCCGTCGGCCTGCACCGAGCGGCGGTCGTGCAGTACCTGCGCCCGGAAATCATGGGCATGGTTCTGGGCTCGCTGCTCGCGGCCGTGGCTTTCGGCGATTTCCGTGCGCGTGGCGGCTCCTCGCCCATCACCCGCTTTGTGCTGGGAGTGCTTGCGGCCATGGGCGCGCTGGTTTTTCTGGGCTGTCCCTGGCGCGCCGTGCTGCGGCTGGCAGGGGGCGACCTGAACGCCATCGTCGGTCTGGCCGGGCTCATCGCAGGCGTGGGCCTGGGCACGCTCTTCTTTCGGGGCGGCTACTCCCTGGGCCGCAGCGTTGCGCAGCCGCCCGCCTCGGGCTGGATCATGCCGCTTGTCATGCTGGGCCTGCTGGCGCTGTATCTGGCCAATCCGCAGATACCCGGCCAGAACCAGAGCGGCGTGCTGTTCTACTCGCTGAAAGGCCCGGGAGCGGCCCACGCACCGCTGCTCATTTCCCTGGGCGCGAGTCTGGTCATCGGTTTCGTGGCCCAGCGCAGCCGCTTCTGCACCATGGGCGCCATCCGTGACCTCCTGCTGTTCAGACAGTGGCATCTGGCCCTGGGCCTGCTCGCCATGTTCGCGGCAGCGGCGCTCATGTGTCAGGTCTTTGGTTTCGCCAGGTTCGGCTGGACAGAGCAACCCATCGCCCACAGCGATCATCTGTGGAACTTCATGGGCATGGTCACAGCCGGACTGGCCTTCGCACTGGCAGGCGGCTGTCCCGGTCGCCAGCTCTTCATGGCGGGCGAAGGCGACAACGACGCTGCCATCTTTGTCTTTGGTCTGATTGTCGGCGCGGCGCTGGCCCACAATTTCGGCATGGCCAGCAGCCCCGGCGGCATCGGCCCCCACGGCGGCGCCGCAGCGCTGGTCGGACTGCTTATCTGCCTGCTCATTGGCTTCTTCAACTGCAGACGAGGGAACTGA
- a CDS encoding uroporphyrinogen decarboxylase family protein: MTVGMIKDFHCGYDNFTGISADIVRGLDLQFPDAYVQSEPMARLAQAVKRHLNAAFCCLPYCHTTEGDAMGAKVVYGDAATGPRVREFAYRSLEEVLALPDIDFSRGRIHETLLACRRLHEAGEHVVLNVSGPITILATLVDITVVVRTALKNRALMQKVYARMGDNIFCYMEKAKAYGVDLLAYADPTGGVNILGPRLALHGVEDFTAGFASRMAGLADSGTMILLCPKSALALQGTGRATIREVPLPEPGMRYGEACIAMIGKVGLAAQMCIKNIDYRIKNGLFRELVLNA; this comes from the coding sequence ATGACGGTGGGTATGATCAAGGACTTTCACTGCGGCTACGACAATTTCACCGGCATCAGCGCAGATATCGTGCGCGGGCTTGACCTGCAGTTTCCGGACGCCTATGTGCAGAGCGAGCCCATGGCCCGGCTCGCCCAGGCCGTGAAAAGGCACCTGAACGCGGCCTTCTGCTGTCTGCCGTACTGCCACACCACCGAAGGCGACGCCATGGGCGCAAAGGTTGTCTACGGTGACGCCGCAACCGGCCCCCGTGTGCGGGAATTTGCGTACCGGTCCCTGGAAGAGGTGCTCGCGCTGCCGGACATCGACTTCAGCAGGGGCCGCATCCACGAGACCCTGCTGGCCTGCCGGCGACTGCACGAGGCGGGCGAACACGTGGTCCTGAATGTATCGGGCCCCATCACCATCCTCGCCACGCTGGTGGACATCACGGTTGTGGTCAGGACCGCACTTAAAAATCGGGCCCTGATGCAAAAGGTGTACGCCAGGATGGGCGACAATATCTTTTGCTACATGGAAAAGGCCAAGGCATACGGCGTTGATCTGCTGGCCTATGCCGACCCCACAGGCGGGGTGAATATTCTGGGTCCCAGACTCGCGCTCCACGGCGTCGAAGACTTTACCGCAGGCTTTGCCAGCAGGATGGCAGGATTGGCCGATAGCGGGACGATGATCCTGCTCTGCCCGAAAAGTGCCCTGGCGCTTCAGGGCACGGGGCGGGCGACCATCAGGGAAGTGCCGCTCCCTGAACCCGGGATGCGCTACGGCGAGGCCTGCATCGCCATGATCGGCAAAGTCGGGCTCGCCGCTCAGATGTGCATCAAGAACATCGACTACCGTATCAAAAACGGCCTGTTCCGGGAGCTTGTCCTGAACGCATAG
- a CDS encoding DUF1638 domain-containing protein: MTTLMLACGMLRPELEMLCARMAAPPAISYLEVGLHDVPDRLRAALQNAVDTVERENKGELTILCGYTLCGRGLCGVHAGRATLVIPRLHDCVPLFLGITPREALVRVPGPRLWISAGMQDRLTRSLLNIDERRAEYETKFGPLKAARLLQAERRLFENYTELCYIRWTDLLPSRAADAKKIADYLALHYSETEGATGYLAELLAGGKDPEKFLHLAPGQTLAMDADGVIQAASCTPDGMPLDKAGHRGG, encoded by the coding sequence ATGACCACGCTCATGCTGGCCTGCGGGATGCTGCGCCCCGAGCTGGAAATGCTCTGCGCCCGGATGGCAGCGCCTCCGGCTATAAGCTATCTGGAAGTCGGTTTGCACGACGTGCCGGACAGGCTGCGGGCCGCCCTGCAGAATGCGGTGGACACCGTGGAGCGCGAAAACAAGGGCGAACTCACCATTCTCTGCGGCTACACCCTGTGCGGACGCGGCCTGTGCGGCGTGCATGCCGGCCGGGCCACACTCGTCATTCCCCGCCTGCACGACTGCGTGCCGCTCTTTCTGGGCATCACGCCCAGGGAGGCGCTTGTGCGCGTGCCCGGGCCAAGGCTCTGGATCTCCGCCGGGATGCAGGACAGGCTGACCCGCTCCCTGCTCAACATTGACGAGCGCCGCGCCGAATATGAAACAAAATTCGGTCCGCTCAAGGCCGCCCGGCTTTTGCAGGCGGAAAGGCGCCTGTTCGAGAACTACACGGAGCTGTGCTATATCCGCTGGACAGATTTGCTGCCTTCCCGCGCAGCGGACGCGAAGAAAATTGCCGACTATCTCGCCCTGCATTACTCGGAGACCGAGGGCGCCACCGGCTATCTGGCAGAGCTTTTGGCCGGCGGGAAAGACCCGGAAAAATTTCTGCATCTGGCGCCGGGCCAAACGCTTGCCATGGATGCGGATGGCGTGATCCAGGCAGCCTCATGTACGCCGGACGGCATGCCCCTGGACAAGGCCGGCCATAGAGGCGGGTAA
- a CDS encoding DUF1638 domain-containing protein translates to MHTVLLACEVLRPELEMLAAKMADPPEMHFLEQRLHDYPEQLRLRVQAAIDALEQAHTGDLAILCGYGLCGRGLCGVSTGRAVLILPRLHDCIPLLLGESQAATNASSREGATFWISPGWLKYLLIPFYAESHRRFELYAQKAGPIKAARMVRAENALLSAYKTFCHIRWPEMGEDWVEEAQRIAGLANLPYAERPGRSRYMAEFLAGGKDPEKFLHLAPGESADMDADGLVIAVACPRRSVVPLPEKSRRAAP, encoded by the coding sequence ATGCATACCGTGCTTCTTGCCTGCGAAGTGCTGCGGCCCGAACTGGAAATGCTGGCGGCCAAGATGGCCGATCCGCCTGAAATGCATTTTCTGGAGCAGCGCCTGCACGACTATCCCGAGCAACTGCGCCTTCGTGTGCAGGCTGCCATCGATGCCCTGGAACAGGCGCACACAGGCGACCTGGCCATCCTCTGTGGTTATGGCCTGTGCGGCCGCGGTCTGTGCGGGGTGAGCACGGGCCGGGCAGTCCTGATTCTTCCCCGCCTGCACGACTGCATTCCGCTTCTGCTGGGCGAGAGTCAGGCGGCAACCAACGCTTCATCACGGGAGGGAGCGACCTTCTGGATAAGCCCCGGCTGGCTGAAGTACCTGCTGATTCCCTTTTATGCGGAATCGCACAGGCGCTTTGAACTCTATGCCCAAAAGGCCGGGCCGATCAAGGCAGCCAGGATGGTCAGGGCGGAAAACGCACTGCTCTCCGCATACAAGACCTTTTGTCATATCCGCTGGCCGGAAATGGGGGAGGACTGGGTTGAGGAAGCGCAAAGGATAGCCGGGCTCGCCAATCTGCCCTATGCGGAACGCCCCGGCCGATCCCGCTACATGGCGGAATTTCTGGCCGGCGGGAAAGACCCGGAAAAATTTCTGCATCTGGCCCCGGGCGAAAGCGCCGACATGGACGCGGACGGCCTGGTGATTGCAGTGGCCTGTCCCAGGCGCTCCGTGGTGCCTCTGCCAGAAAAGAGCAGGAGAGCAGCGCCATGA
- a CDS encoding ASKHA domain-containing protein — translation MHIEVIAGGKRHCLQAQAGAMLSGCLLDAGLMEGTECGGQGVCGKCAVKVLSGELEPIDETQAVLPDGKVLSCRVRVAGDAVVEIASGQDDVKRKVGLFELCKKGRPEDGPVQKQFVTLAEPTLRDQLSDLERILAKVGKNRKFSHSLLPELPGVLRQARFAVTAVLMEDELIAVEPGDTRDQCYGFIVDIGTTTIAVYLVDLNSGAVLEAEGLANPQRIFGSDVLTRITAAATPESRRKIQKLTVDGIAEAMQRLMRKRDLRAEHAYIATVVGNTTMSHLFLGVDPANLAVAPFIPCHRSRVQLKAKAIGLPMHPEAAVHVLPNISGYVGSDTVGVAMATKFWEQKGVSIAVDIGTNGEIILGFKGRVLACSTAAGPAFEGAHIQQGMRAGEGAIEKVRLDDDKVELGVIGSAPPQGICGSGLIDAVAELLRVGLLDERGKLVQNAPDSPLAKRVRVGARGIGEFVLAYAGELGNENDLVLTQKDIRELQLAKAAIAAGIQVLQSEVKNILAGEPVIDRLYLAGAFGNYLDREKAVALGLFPGIAADKIIPIGNAAAEGAGLCLLSLGQRKMADRISMFVTPVELSARADFNALWIQAMAFPKPAA, via the coding sequence ATGCATATTGAAGTCATAGCAGGCGGCAAACGCCACTGTCTTCAGGCTCAGGCGGGCGCCATGCTCTCCGGCTGTCTGCTCGACGCCGGTCTCATGGAAGGCACGGAGTGCGGCGGTCAGGGAGTATGCGGCAAATGCGCCGTCAAGGTGCTTTCCGGCGAGCTGGAGCCGATCGACGAAACCCAGGCGGTCTTACCCGACGGCAAAGTGCTTTCCTGCAGGGTCCGGGTGGCGGGTGACGCCGTGGTCGAGATCGCCTCGGGGCAGGATGATGTCAAACGGAAAGTCGGCCTGTTTGAGCTGTGCAAAAAGGGCAGGCCCGAAGATGGCCCGGTGCAGAAGCAGTTTGTGACATTGGCGGAGCCAACGCTGCGCGATCAGCTTTCCGACCTGGAACGCATCCTGGCCAAGGTGGGCAAGAACAGAAAATTTTCCCACTCCCTGCTGCCGGAACTGCCGGGCGTGCTGCGCCAGGCCCGATTCGCGGTGACGGCAGTGCTCATGGAAGACGAGCTGATCGCCGTAGAGCCTGGCGACACCCGAGACCAGTGCTACGGCTTTATTGTTGACATCGGGACGACAACCATTGCCGTTTATCTGGTCGATTTGAATTCGGGCGCGGTACTGGAGGCTGAGGGTCTGGCCAATCCCCAGCGAATTTTCGGCTCCGACGTGCTCACCCGGATCACGGCGGCCGCCACGCCCGAGAGCCGCAGAAAAATTCAGAAGCTCACCGTTGACGGCATTGCCGAGGCCATGCAGCGGCTCATGCGGAAGCGCGACCTCAGGGCAGAACACGCCTACATCGCCACGGTCGTGGGCAACACCACCATGAGCCACCTGTTTTTGGGCGTGGATCCGGCCAATCTGGCGGTCGCCCCTTTTATCCCCTGCCACCGCTCGCGCGTGCAGCTCAAGGCCAAAGCAATCGGCCTGCCCATGCATCCCGAAGCTGCGGTGCACGTGCTGCCCAACATCTCCGGATACGTAGGTTCGGATACGGTTGGCGTGGCCATGGCCACGAAATTCTGGGAGCAGAAAGGCGTTTCCATTGCCGTGGACATTGGCACGAACGGCGAGATCATTCTGGGCTTCAAGGGCCGGGTTCTGGCCTGCTCGACGGCCGCAGGCCCCGCCTTTGAGGGCGCACATATCCAGCAGGGCATGCGGGCGGGCGAAGGCGCGATCGAAAAGGTGCGCCTCGATGACGACAAGGTCGAACTGGGCGTCATCGGCAGCGCTCCTCCGCAGGGCATCTGCGGCTCGGGCCTCATCGACGCGGTTGCCGAGCTGCTGCGCGTGGGCCTGCTCGACGAGAGGGGCAAGCTGGTACAAAATGCACCGGACTCCCCCCTGGCCAAACGGGTGCGCGTAGGCGCCAGGGGCATCGGCGAATTTGTGCTGGCCTATGCAGGCGAGCTGGGCAACGAAAACGATCTGGTGCTCACCCAGAAAGACATCCGCGAGCTGCAACTGGCCAAGGCTGCCATTGCGGCGGGTATCCAGGTGTTGCAGAGCGAAGTCAAAAACATTCTTGCCGGGGAACCCGTCATTGACCGTTTGTATCTGGCAGGCGCTTTCGGCAACTATCTGGACCGGGAAAAGGCCGTAGCCCTGGGGCTTTTCCCCGGTATTGCGGCGGACAAAATCATCCCCATCGGCAATGCGGCTGCAGAAGGTGCGGGCCTCTGCCTGCTTTCCCTTGGGCAAAGGAAGATGGCTGACCGCATCTCCATGTTTGTGACGCCTGTCGAGCTTTCGGCCCGTGCGGATTTCAACGCACTCTGGATACAAGCCATGGCCTTTCCGAAGCCGGCAGCCTGA
- a CDS encoding DUF5714 domain-containing protein has protein sequence MAALLQALPTVTPLHRTIIQTCMQRCAEGKTALLDTLECLMDLEGVPMHGPVHHFIVPAALLTAAAKQSGLAAEILEQKLHTASQRAEKVLPGFCGLWACCGAALGCGIFASVWLEANPHQEQHWGTVNLFTAACLAHVASVGGPRCCKRTSYLALDKAARLAPERLGVGVGVFSKPACRRNESNKACRKEGCPFYPVKT, from the coding sequence ATGGCGGCATTACTGCAAGCTCTACCCACTGTAACCCCCCTCCACAGGACCATCATCCAGACCTGCATGCAGCGCTGCGCGGAGGGCAAGACCGCACTTCTGGACACGCTGGAATGTCTCATGGACCTGGAAGGCGTGCCCATGCATGGACCGGTGCATCATTTTATTGTGCCAGCCGCGCTGCTCACCGCTGCCGCAAAACAGAGCGGGCTTGCGGCTGAAATCCTGGAGCAAAAACTGCATACTGCCTCGCAGCGGGCGGAAAAAGTATTACCTGGCTTTTGTGGTTTGTGGGCTTGCTGCGGTGCGGCGCTGGGCTGCGGCATTTTCGCCTCGGTCTGGCTTGAGGCCAATCCGCACCAGGAACAACACTGGGGCACTGTCAATCTCTTTACTGCAGCCTGTCTGGCGCATGTCGCCTCGGTGGGCGGCCCGCGCTGTTGCAAGCGGACTTCCTATCTCGCGCTGGACAAGGCCGCACGTCTCGCACCGGAGCGGCTGGGAGTCGGTGTCGGTGTATTTTCCAAGCCGGCATGCCGGCGCAACGAAAGCAACAAGGCGTGTCGGAAAGAGGGCTGCCCGTTTTATCCTGTGAAGACCTGA
- a CDS encoding CobW family GTP-binding protein, translated as MNASQPIALYFITGFLGSGKTTLLNHVLDEAAARGKKLGVIINEWGRVNIDAGLIPARDIEIRELNDGQVFCSCLASDFVKALALLAERPLDAVVVETSGMANPFPLKHLLADLQQVTGSQYVYQGMTALIDPENFLELAGVINAVEEQIIASERVIINKIDLAPPESLPPIRDRIKKLNPKAQIVETTQARIDSFFDNAPPPPQTTGFGLAPMVHRQAKGQYPRPGQYVIVARDPVDLDEVQAFMRAILPRALRVKGIVLCQEGAFYVDGVNERVATRPIRALGTESKIVVIPRAEAALSETDVAEAWKAQCRTQAFVS; from the coding sequence ATGAACGCAAGCCAGCCTATCGCCCTGTACTTCATAACCGGCTTTCTCGGGTCTGGGAAGACGACGCTTTTGAACCATGTTCTGGACGAGGCGGCGGCAAGGGGGAAAAAGCTTGGCGTTATCATCAACGAATGGGGCCGAGTCAATATTGATGCCGGCCTCATTCCCGCCAGGGACATCGAAATCAGGGAACTAAACGACGGGCAGGTTTTCTGCAGCTGTCTGGCCAGCGACTTTGTCAAGGCGCTGGCCCTGCTCGCCGAACGGCCCTTGGACGCCGTGGTCGTGGAAACCTCCGGCATGGCCAACCCCTTCCCTCTGAAGCATCTCCTGGCCGATTTGCAGCAGGTCACCGGTAGCCAGTATGTCTACCAGGGCATGACCGCCCTGATCGATCCGGAGAATTTTCTGGAGCTGGCCGGTGTCATCAACGCAGTGGAAGAGCAGATTATCGCCAGCGAACGGGTCATCATCAACAAGATCGATCTGGCCCCGCCCGAATCTCTGCCTCCCATCAGGGACCGGATCAAAAAGCTGAATCCCAAAGCCCAAATTGTTGAGACCACACAGGCGCGGATTGACAGCTTTTTTGACAACGCTCCGCCACCGCCCCAGACAACGGGTTTCGGCCTTGCGCCCATGGTCCATCGCCAGGCCAAAGGTCAGTATCCAAGGCCGGGCCAGTATGTCATCGTGGCCCGGGACCCTGTGGATCTGGACGAGGTCCAGGCCTTCATGCGGGCCATTTTACCCCGTGCGCTGCGCGTCAAGGGTATTGTCCTGTGCCAGGAGGGTGCCTTTTATGTGGATGGCGTCAACGAGCGGGTGGCGACACGGCCCATACGCGCCTTGGGCACGGAATCCAAGATCGTGGTCATTCCCAGGGCGGAAGCAGCACTTTCCGAAACGGATGTGGCTGAGGCTTGGAAGGCGCAGTGCCGAACGCAGGCTTTTGTCAGTTAA
- a CDS encoding uroporphyrinogen decarboxylase family protein, which translates to MTGKELLFKCLHHETTPRRPWIPMAGVHAGFIKGYRADEVYLDVDKLVESLTEAHKLYEPDGLILLFDLQLEAEILGCTIKWEPDSPPSVRSHPLEKTDEMPSTKITKAAGRIPLVIETARRMKKLVGDTTALYGLFCGPYTLCSHLRGTNFFRDMRRNPDYVHKLMDYVTDIAIQMCDIYLDEWVDVIVPTDPVVSQISPDHFNTFVAGPYKKIFEHIRKRKGYSAFFVCGNVTHLLPHMCLTDPDCIAVDENVDIVAGQKVCDDHNVVLQGNVPLTTCMLLGNQQDNMKMGVDILDSIKSPKNFILAPGCDMPYSTPVENTIAVSYAVHNIDKARNMVANYEMSSFDIDIELPDYKNLKKPLLEAMLLDPTACAACTYMWAVAGDAKKHFGDRIDVVEYRYNTPENIARMKKVGVKQLPSLYLNGELKYSSIIPNLDDLIKQIEEVM; encoded by the coding sequence ATGACTGGAAAAGAACTGCTGTTCAAATGCCTGCACCACGAAACTACCCCGCGCCGTCCCTGGATCCCCATGGCCGGCGTGCATGCCGGTTTCATCAAGGGCTACCGTGCCGACGAGGTCTATCTGGATGTAGACAAGCTGGTTGAATCGCTGACAGAAGCTCACAAGCTCTATGAACCCGACGGCCTGATCCTGCTTTTCGATCTGCAGCTGGAAGCTGAAATTCTGGGCTGCACCATCAAGTGGGAGCCGGACAGTCCGCCAAGTGTGCGCTCACACCCGCTGGAAAAGACGGATGAGATGCCCTCGACGAAAATCACCAAAGCTGCGGGTCGCATCCCGCTGGTCATCGAGACGGCCCGCCGTATGAAAAAACTGGTGGGTGACACCACCGCGCTTTACGGTCTGTTCTGCGGCCCCTACACGCTCTGTTCGCACCTGCGCGGCACGAATTTCTTCCGCGACATGCGCCGCAATCCGGATTACGTGCACAAACTCATGGACTATGTGACCGACATCGCCATCCAGATGTGCGATATCTATCTGGACGAGTGGGTGGACGTCATTGTGCCGACCGATCCGGTCGTTTCCCAGATTTCACCCGACCATTTCAATACCTTCGTGGCCGGGCCCTATAAGAAAATTTTTGAGCATATCCGCAAACGCAAAGGCTATTCCGCCTTCTTCGTGTGCGGCAACGTCACGCATTTGCTGCCCCATATGTGCCTGACCGATCCCGACTGCATCGCGGTTGACGAAAATGTTGATATCGTTGCCGGACAAAAGGTGTGCGACGACCACAACGTCGTTTTACAGGGCAACGTGCCGCTGACCACCTGTATGCTCCTGGGCAATCAACAGGATAACATGAAGATGGGTGTCGATATCCTCGACAGCATCAAGTCGCCCAAGAATTTCATTCTGGCCCCCGGATGCGACATGCCCTACTCGACTCCGGTGGAAAATACCATTGCCGTGTCTTACGCTGTACACAACATCGACAAGGCGCGCAACATGGTGGCCAACTATGAAATGAGTTCCTTCGATATCGACATCGAACTGCCGGACTACAAAAATCTGAAAAAACCACTGCTGGAAGCCATGCTGCTCGATCCGACCGCCTGTGCTGCCTGCACCTATATGTGGGCGGTTGCCGGCGACGCCAAGAAGCACTTCGGCGACAGGATCGACGTAGTGGAATACCGCTACAACACACCGGAAAACATCGCGCGTATGAAAAAGGTGGGCGTGAAACAGCTGCCCAGTCTGTATCTGAACGGTGAGCTGAAGTACTCCTCCATAATTCCCAATCTGGACGATCTGATCAAACAGATCGAGGAAGTGATGTAA
- a CDS encoding uroporphyrinogen decarboxylase family protein, with amino-acid sequence MPAMTSKQRVQAAFAHQPVDRIPVMILLGESWLIDREKLSFKQMRELGDLGVDLIVSIYEEIHSDSVTSGLGCWTGVLEALGCPIKNTDVGAPIETKPCITDLEKYVAALDHTKIRACLEESEIIQKIMEQTRRLKKAVGESKYVCGQMQGPFSGASMMVDVKAFMILCAKKSPYIKPLLDYLADFYAELGNMYCENGADIVQTCDPCTSGDMISPRMFDQLVVPSLQRMKSQFKGHDRTMVHICGKAGMRIPMIRDLGFDGYSVDAPVELKDSLEQAGPTLTMMGNIHPIEVLRMGRPEDVYKAAMANARIAGLQGGYIMMPGCDLGGMTPTENIQAMYRASCDHAAQA; translated from the coding sequence ATGCCTGCTATGACCTCTAAACAACGGGTTCAGGCCGCTTTTGCGCATCAACCCGTGGATCGCATTCCCGTGATGATCCTCCTGGGCGAATCCTGGCTCATCGACCGGGAAAAGCTGTCTTTCAAGCAAATGCGGGAACTCGGCGACCTGGGCGTTGACCTGATTGTCAGCATCTACGAGGAAATACACAGCGATTCCGTGACCTCTGGTCTGGGCTGCTGGACCGGTGTTCTGGAAGCTCTGGGATGCCCCATAAAGAACACCGATGTGGGTGCGCCCATTGAAACCAAACCCTGCATCACCGATCTGGAAAAATACGTTGCCGCACTGGATCACACAAAAATTCGTGCCTGTCTGGAAGAAAGCGAAATTATCCAGAAGATAATGGAGCAGACAAGGCGGCTCAAAAAGGCCGTGGGCGAAAGCAAATATGTCTGTGGCCAGATGCAGGGGCCCTTCTCGGGCGCAAGCATGATGGTGGATGTGAAGGCATTCATGATCCTTTGCGCCAAAAAGAGTCCGTACATCAAGCCGCTTTTGGACTATCTGGCCGACTTCTACGCCGAACTGGGCAACATGTACTGCGAAAACGGGGCGGACATCGTGCAGACCTGTGATCCCTGCACCTCCGGCGACATGATCAGCCCCAGGATGTTCGATCAGTTGGTGGTTCCCTCCCTGCAACGGATGAAGAGCCAGTTCAAGGGCCATGACCGTACCATGGTGCACATCTGCGGCAAGGCGGGGATGCGGATCCCCATGATCCGTGATCTGGGCTTTGACGGGTATTCCGTGGACGCCCCGGTCGAACTGAAGGATTCCCTGGAACAGGCCGGCCCCACTCTGACCATGATGGGCAACATCCACCCGATCGAGGTCCTGCGCATGGGCAGGCCTGAAGACGTGTACAAGGCGGCTATGGCCAACGCCAGGATCGCCGGTTTGCAGGGCGGCTATATCATGATGCCGGGCTGCGATCTGGGCGGTATGACGCCAACCGAAAACATACAGGCCATGTACCGGGCCTCCTGCGACCACGCTGCGCAGGCATAA